In Polyangia bacterium, one DNA window encodes the following:
- a CDS encoding sulfite exporter TauE/SafE family protein, which translates to MPNTEVTTHFVPLAMVGRALDFQCTDGREGRVVSFAHDWLGIRARMRRFALCDRPRDVRRLWGLGPQAATREQRCRPSVHRLSHLMIVDGHQVSLAGTAVLGVGVGYVAGMFGIGGGFLLTPLLVVLFAVPLPIAVGTGLCQMVGTSLVAYLRHRGVRQGEVRIDFLMLPGSLAGVPLGARALTLLSRAGAATAAGHSIPWVNLIVESCYALLLGIVAINYWRQGKSKGDVLQQLRPGPFSRFRLGPAVALPAVPLEHVSAVLVAYMGLGLGFLSGLLGIGGGVALNPILIYGFGFPIKQAVGTGIVLLFATAVVGTITHAFAGHVDLRLAAVMLFGATISAQVGALTSRRLSGSALGRIHAAVLFAAVAAVLWDLGSHVR; encoded by the coding sequence GTGCCGAATACCGAGGTTACAACCCACTTCGTCCCGCTCGCGATGGTCGGGCGCGCGCTGGACTTCCAGTGCACCGACGGTCGAGAGGGCCGGGTGGTATCCTTCGCGCATGATTGGCTGGGCATACGCGCTCGAATGCGTCGCTTTGCCCTGTGCGATCGGCCTCGTGATGTACGTCGTCTTTGGGGTTTGGGACCGCAAGCGGCGACGCGCGAGCAAAGGTGCCGGCCTTCCGTACATCGACTATCACATCTGATGATCGTTGACGGCCATCAGGTGTCGCTGGCGGGCACCGCCGTCCTGGGCGTCGGCGTTGGCTATGTCGCGGGCATGTTTGGCATCGGCGGAGGCTTCCTGCTCACGCCGTTGCTGGTTGTTCTGTTCGCAGTGCCGCTTCCGATCGCCGTCGGAACGGGACTGTGCCAGATGGTGGGAACATCGTTGGTGGCATACCTCCGGCATCGCGGGGTCCGGCAAGGCGAGGTTCGGATCGACTTTCTCATGCTGCCGGGCAGTCTTGCTGGCGTCCCCCTCGGCGCCCGCGCCTTGACGTTGTTGAGTCGGGCCGGGGCGGCGACGGCGGCGGGTCATTCGATTCCGTGGGTGAACCTGATCGTAGAGTCGTGCTACGCGCTGCTGCTGGGAATCGTGGCCATAAATTACTGGCGCCAGGGCAAGAGCAAAGGGGACGTCTTACAGCAATTGCGTCCGGGTCCTTTTTCGCGGTTTCGTTTGGGACCAGCCGTCGCGCTTCCTGCCGTTCCGCTTGAACACGTGTCGGCTGTGCTGGTGGCGTACATGGGTCTCGGGCTCGGCTTCTTGAGCGGGCTACTCGGCATCGGCGGCGGCGTGGCGCTGAATCCGATTCTTATTTACGGGTTCGGGTTTCCGATCAAGCAGGCGGTGGGGACGGGAATCGTTCTGTTGTTCGCCACCGCTGTCGTCGGGACGATCACCCATGCGTTCGCCGGCCACGTGGACCTGCGGCTGGCCGCCGTGATGCTGTTTGGCGCGACGATTTCCGCCCAGGTCGGTGCCCTCACCAGCCGTCGTCTGTCCGGATCAGCGCTCGGTCGGATTCACGCGGCCGTGCTTTTCGCGGCAGTGGCCGCGGTGCTCTGGGACCTGGGATCGCACGTTCGATGA
- a CDS encoding DHA2 family efflux MFS transporter permease subunit, whose protein sequence is MVLVASILGSFVAFLDIAVVNVALPAIRRELGGGIGSQQWVVDAYLLALGSLILTAGSLSDLFGRKRVFAGGLLGFAATSALCAAAPSVQILIVARGLQGVAGALLVPSSLALIIANFDGPAQGKAIGTWTAWTGISFVLGPLAGGALVDTGSWRWVFAINVVPVAATLAVLARVAPEARPTGRTPIDLVGAGLCAVGLGGIIFALIEQPAHGWSAPSIYLPLAGGAVVFAAFLMFERATEHPMLDFTLFRSRNFAAGNLATVAIYAGLTASTFLLTVFLQQVAGYSAMAAGLALSPVTLIMFALSPVFGRLAARHGPRLFMTAGPMATAAGFGLMTRLDAHASYLPQLLPGLLVFGLGLATTVAPLTAAILGGIDQRHAGIGSAVNNAIARVAGLLAIAAIGAIVASSFAAAIDRATAEPRRPDAPARAFLEQARSRPLDTSVPELRAPGEPIKPILNAASVAALHAGLWSMAALLAVGGLISAAGIRNPTPTAKT, encoded by the coding sequence TTGGTCCTCGTCGCGAGTATCCTGGGCTCATTCGTGGCGTTCCTCGACATCGCAGTCGTCAACGTGGCGTTGCCGGCGATTCGTCGAGAGTTGGGCGGCGGAATCGGCAGCCAGCAATGGGTGGTCGACGCCTACCTTTTGGCGCTGGGGTCACTGATCCTGACCGCCGGTTCGCTGTCCGACCTCTTCGGGCGCAAGCGCGTGTTCGCGGGCGGACTGCTGGGCTTCGCGGCGACCTCCGCGCTTTGCGCCGCGGCCCCCAGCGTGCAGATCCTGATCGTCGCGCGTGGATTACAAGGCGTGGCGGGCGCGCTTCTGGTCCCGAGTTCGCTGGCGCTCATCATCGCCAACTTCGACGGCCCTGCGCAGGGCAAGGCCATCGGGACCTGGACGGCGTGGACCGGCATCTCTTTCGTGCTCGGTCCGCTGGCAGGCGGCGCGCTGGTCGATACCGGTTCGTGGCGGTGGGTCTTCGCCATCAATGTCGTGCCCGTCGCGGCCACCCTGGCCGTGCTCGCGCGCGTCGCGCCCGAGGCACGTCCGACCGGCCGCACGCCGATCGATCTCGTTGGTGCAGGGCTTTGCGCCGTCGGCCTCGGCGGGATCATCTTCGCGCTCATCGAGCAGCCGGCACACGGTTGGAGCGCGCCGTCGATCTACTTGCCCCTCGCGGGCGGCGCGGTGGTCTTCGCTGCCTTCCTGATGTTCGAGCGCGCGACCGAGCATCCGATGCTGGACTTCACGCTCTTCCGCAGCCGCAACTTCGCAGCGGGAAACCTGGCCACCGTGGCGATCTACGCCGGACTGACGGCGTCGACCTTCCTGCTGACGGTGTTCCTGCAGCAGGTCGCAGGATATTCCGCCATGGCCGCCGGGCTGGCGCTCTCGCCCGTCACGTTGATCATGTTCGCTCTGTCGCCGGTCTTCGGCCGCCTGGCGGCGCGGCACGGACCGCGCCTCTTCATGACGGCGGGACCGATGGCAACCGCCGCGGGCTTTGGTCTCATGACCAGACTCGACGCCCACGCAAGTTATCTCCCGCAGCTCCTGCCCGGCCTGCTCGTCTTCGGTCTCGGGCTCGCCACGACGGTGGCACCCTTGACGGCGGCCATCCTGGGCGGCATCGACCAGCGCCACGCCGGCATCGGATCCGCCGTCAATAACGCCATCGCCCGCGTTGCTGGTCTGCTGGCCATCGCCGCAATCGGCGCCATCGTCGCGTCAAGCTTTGCAGCGGCGATCGATCGCGCAACCGCGGAACCGCGCAGGCCCGACGCCCCGGCGCGGGCTTTTCTCGAGCAAGCGCGGAGCCGGCCACTCGACACGTCGGTGCCGGAGCTCCGCGCGCCCGGCGAGCCGATCAAGCCGATACTGAATGCCGCGTCGGTCGCGGCGCTCCATGCCGGCCTATGGTCGATGGCGGCGTTGCTCGCCGTCGGTGGCCTGATCAGCGCGGCCGGAATCCGAAATCCGACGCCGACGGCGAAGACCTAG
- a CDS encoding BON domain-containing protein, translated as MAKATEKAAKDIGHATVGLGEKAGKSLDDATDKAGASGQDTWITTKVKSELTKEGFDPVHVHVDTDSKAVTLSGTVGSATEAQRAANVAKAVSGVVAVRNHLFVKPAGH; from the coding sequence GTGGCCAAGGCGACCGAGAAGGCGGCGAAGGACATCGGCCACGCCACGGTCGGTCTCGGCGAAAAAGCCGGGAAGAGCCTGGATGATGCGACGGACAAGGCCGGCGCGAGTGGCCAGGACACGTGGATCACGACGAAGGTCAAGAGCGAACTCACCAAGGAGGGCTTCGATCCTGTCCACGTGCACGTCGACACCGACAGCAAGGCCGTGACGCTTTCTGGGACGGTCGGTTCTGCCACCGAGGCGCAGAGGGCGGCCAACGTGGCCAAGGCCGTAAGCGGCGTGGTTGCCGTCCGAAACCATCTGTTCGTGAAGCCCGCCGGGCACTGA
- a CDS encoding dockerin, with the protein MGVIGTGQSLAVGNLGVPVNTVDSVFHNLKISLGQSNGSPPFDPNDASLSLVPLTEPIRALVPLAAYPSAYPANIFGETPHSFMANQISTLYAPWNQGEYVTVHSVVGESGQGIAVISKGAPDTGRTGRAYAATLFEVKAIARLAKAAGKTYGVGAIIFTHGEEDATNKNYGAAVHQLWSDYNADLRVITGQTTSIPMLLTQQHSAPFTAGSAADSTQAAWRLGVMYPGDIVCAGPKYQYQYQSEGRHLTTPGYDRLGAKYAEIYYQTIALGRQWQPLQPKSAVKNGKTITIDFNVPVGPLNWDENIPPPHQTTMTEWAKGRGFEVRNASGRATIDSVAIVGSTVVLTLAADSQASGWVVGYATVQDDAGQMAGPTRGRRGQLRDSDPFVAVDAQTIRCTVTSGSAQVQARTPGSFRTREGRDLATGAGLKPETIVVTKTSDSAMTLSQPWTGSSGTADLAFRNDQRNYCVSFEMPLP; encoded by the coding sequence ATGGGCGTCATTGGAACCGGGCAAAGTCTGGCGGTGGGGAACCTGGGCGTGCCCGTCAACACTGTGGACAGTGTCTTTCACAATTTAAAAATATCGTTGGGCCAGAGCAACGGCTCGCCGCCCTTCGATCCAAACGATGCCTCTTTGTCTTTGGTTCCGCTGACAGAACCGATCCGCGCCCTGGTCCCGCTGGCCGCTTACCCCAGCGCTTATCCCGCCAACATCTTCGGCGAGACGCCTCACAGCTTCATGGCCAATCAGATCTCCACGCTGTACGCGCCCTGGAACCAAGGCGAGTACGTCACCGTTCACTCGGTGGTCGGCGAGTCGGGACAAGGCATCGCCGTCATCAGCAAGGGCGCGCCCGACACCGGACGCACCGGACGCGCCTATGCGGCGACCCTGTTCGAGGTCAAGGCCATCGCCCGGTTAGCGAAGGCGGCGGGCAAGACCTATGGCGTCGGCGCCATCATCTTCACCCATGGCGAGGAAGACGCCACCAACAAGAACTATGGCGCCGCCGTCCACCAGCTGTGGTCCGACTACAATGCCGACCTGAGGGTCATCACCGGGCAGACCACGTCCATTCCGATGCTGCTGACCCAGCAACACTCGGCGCCCTTCACGGCTGGGTCGGCGGCTGATTCGACGCAGGCGGCGTGGCGACTGGGCGTGATGTACCCGGGAGACATCGTTTGCGCTGGACCCAAGTATCAGTATCAGTATCAGTCTGAAGGCCGGCACTTGACCACGCCTGGCTACGATCGGCTGGGCGCCAAATATGCCGAGATCTATTACCAGACCATCGCCCTCGGCCGACAATGGCAGCCGCTGCAGCCAAAGTCAGCGGTGAAAAACGGCAAGACCATCACCATTGATTTCAATGTGCCGGTGGGGCCGCTGAACTGGGACGAAAATATTCCGCCCCCGCATCAGACCACCATGACCGAGTGGGCCAAGGGCCGCGGCTTCGAGGTTCGCAATGCCAGCGGGCGCGCCACCATCGATTCGGTGGCAATCGTCGGCTCAACCGTGGTGCTCACGCTGGCGGCCGACAGTCAGGCGTCGGGCTGGGTGGTCGGCTACGCCACCGTTCAAGACGACGCGGGACAAATGGCCGGTCCCACCCGCGGGCGGCGCGGGCAGCTGCGCGATTCCGATCCTTTCGTCGCCGTCGACGCCCAGACCATCAGGTGCACCGTCACCAGCGGATCGGCGCAAGTTCAAGCCCGGACGCCGGGCTCTTTCCGCACCCGCGAAGGCCGCGATCTCGCGACAGGCGCCGGGCTGAAACCGGAGACCATCGTTGTGACCAAGACGTCGGACAGCGCGATGACGTTGTCGCAGCCGTGGACGGGCAGCTCCGGGACCGCCGACCTCGCCTTTCGCAATGACCAACGCAACTACTGCGTCAGCTTCGAGATGCCGCTGCCGTAA
- a CDS encoding sigma factor-like helix-turn-helix DNA-binding protein, with the protein MIGGPFLPPTQIDGIAGLSVNPLSDAAMCAALAAGEHWATEVFYDRVEETVNTVLFRLLGALDIDREDLMQQALERLIAGAVWKRLPPLCSLDGWVALVTQQVAFGALRGHLRKGETVDRDLPTEARPSRKALLLALAQLKPARAEAVIMHDVLGYELQEISNLTSISPARARSLLLHGRKDLTTLIQAGLGKR; encoded by the coding sequence ATGATCGGTGGTCCTTTTCTGCCGCCCACCCAGATTGACGGCATTGCGGGCTTGTCTGTGAATCCGCTCAGCGATGCAGCGATGTGTGCCGCCCTCGCCGCCGGCGAACACTGGGCCACGGAGGTTTTCTACGATCGTGTCGAAGAGACGGTAAACACCGTTCTGTTTCGACTGCTCGGCGCTCTGGACATTGATCGCGAAGACCTCATGCAACAAGCGCTGGAGCGACTGATCGCCGGAGCCGTTTGGAAGCGGCTTCCGCCGCTTTGCAGCCTCGACGGATGGGTCGCGCTGGTCACCCAGCAGGTGGCCTTCGGAGCTTTGCGCGGCCACCTTCGAAAAGGCGAGACCGTCGACCGCGATCTTCCGACCGAGGCCCGGCCCAGCCGGAAAGCCTTGCTTTTAGCCCTGGCTCAGCTTAAACCGGCGCGCGCCGAAGCAGTGATCATGCACGACGTGCTGGGATACGAACTGCAGGAGATTTCCAATCTCACCAGCATTTCGCCAGCGCGGGCCAGGTCGTTACTGTTGCACGGCCGCAAAGACCTCACCACCTTGATACAGGCCGGCCTAGGAAAACGCTGA
- a CDS encoding methyltransferase domain-containing protein translates to MSERLLDHVVCVLCGGSLDPRANPLRCAGCQQAYPRVGPIPVLLPEPDAHLKLWRGQLALLLANGQQTQTGLEGEAGKPGLPTDGRTRLRAMAQAVRDQVDDFAAQLGPALGGPLDGNASGLPRGVVEYSYYLFRDWGWIGPDARENQQALDALREVTSGALGRVLVVGAGACRLAYDLQRHSGATETAVLDIDPYLFVIAEAVVRGRTVRLTEASLNVLEASRASTAWTLSAPDGSLAERDFHFFLANGLAPPFTDGTFDTVVTPWFIDRVPTDLGLFLETVKRLLRPGGRWLNQGPLLYPPETPLTRRWSREEIFDLAGKHGFQLGRWSAASRPYLVSPLTGAGKIERVLTFEAVRG, encoded by the coding sequence TTGAGCGAACGCCTCCTTGACCATGTCGTTTGTGTGCTGTGTGGCGGCTCCCTTGATCCGCGCGCCAACCCGCTCAGGTGTGCGGGGTGCCAGCAGGCGTACCCGCGCGTCGGTCCCATCCCCGTGCTGCTGCCCGAGCCGGACGCGCACCTCAAGCTGTGGCGCGGCCAGCTTGCGCTGCTGCTGGCGAACGGACAGCAAACCCAGACCGGCCTCGAGGGCGAGGCGGGCAAACCCGGCCTTCCCACCGACGGTCGCACCCGGCTGCGCGCCATGGCGCAGGCGGTTCGCGATCAAGTCGACGACTTCGCAGCGCAGCTCGGTCCCGCGCTGGGAGGCCCGCTCGACGGCAACGCCAGCGGCCTCCCCCGCGGCGTGGTCGAGTACAGCTACTACCTTTTCCGCGACTGGGGGTGGATCGGCCCCGACGCACGCGAGAACCAGCAGGCGCTCGACGCTCTCCGCGAAGTCACCAGCGGCGCGCTCGGGCGCGTCCTGGTCGTCGGCGCCGGTGCCTGCCGCCTGGCCTATGATCTACAAAGACACAGTGGCGCGACCGAGACCGCCGTCCTCGACATCGATCCGTATCTATTCGTGATCGCGGAGGCCGTCGTGCGTGGCCGCACCGTTCGCCTCACTGAAGCCAGCTTGAACGTCCTCGAGGCCAGCCGCGCCTCGACGGCCTGGACGCTAAGCGCCCCCGACGGTTCGCTGGCCGAACGGGACTTTCATTTTTTCCTGGCCAACGGATTGGCGCCGCCGTTCACCGATGGCACCTTCGACACGGTGGTCACACCCTGGTTCATTGACCGCGTGCCTACCGACCTGGGGCTCTTTCTAGAAACGGTGAAGCGCCTCTTGCGGCCAGGCGGCCGTTGGCTGAACCAAGGACCGCTGCTTTACCCCCCCGAAACGCCGCTGACCCGCCGCTGGTCCCGCGAGGAAATTTTCGACCTGGCCGGCAAGCACGGTTTTCAGCTGGGCCGATGGTCTGCCGCCTCGCGTCCTTATCTGGTCTCGCCGCTCACCGGCGCCGGCAAGATCGAACGAGTCCTGACCTTCGAAGCCGTCCGCGGCTGA
- a CDS encoding GlsB/YeaQ/YmgE family stress response membrane protein — MSLQMLLIWIVVGLIAGWLASAVVGGGLGAVGDIVVGIVGAFLGGMLFRGLHVGVPFHGLPATIFVAFVGAIVLLLILRLFRRVAR, encoded by the coding sequence ATGAGCTTGCAGATGCTTCTGATTTGGATCGTCGTGGGATTGATTGCAGGTTGGTTGGCGTCGGCCGTGGTGGGCGGAGGGCTGGGCGCGGTGGGCGATATTGTGGTGGGGATTGTGGGCGCCTTTCTCGGCGGGATGCTGTTCCGCGGGCTGCACGTCGGTGTCCCGTTCCATGGGTTACCGGCCACAATCTTCGTGGCCTTTGTGGGCGCCATCGTGCTGCTGTTGATCCTGCGGCTGTTTCGTCGCGTGGCTCGTTGA
- a CDS encoding DUF6600 domain-containing protein, protein MKALGALPAFALMVVTAAAAAAPPTAPAPVLPALTAPAPALVFSPPPADPNAAPPAGPPPPSDTMPTLPEAPPGEEYDPNMYADSIDTDVTYDDQVAQSYDDGYDPEAYSQFADALSPYGSWIDDGTYGRVWMPSSSIVGADFSPYASNGHWALTEFGWTWVSGWDWGWAPFHYGRWTVLGGRGWGWVPGTLWGPAWVSWRSGGGYVGWAPLPPRGVGLGRPLGTRSPWRFTASGRLGATQPAYLSSRAVPAIFARTSVVSNQRVLSMNGAPVRVNAGPARVFDQKGAPVAAARFAAVAPHAVPPRAISPHVGVAVANRPWAAGATVRQQTPVYRFPPSNRSPAAGGGPLWSAGARVRASSNGPAGFVAPAGRAPVFSSGAARPPTPAFGRPSASYVPRYQGPLYRSAPMARSYAAPYAARPFVRPPIYQPPIYHPVAPSFGGYSHPSGFGGSHFGGGGSHFSGGGGGHFGGGGAGRGRR, encoded by the coding sequence ATGAAAGCTTTGGGCGCATTGCCGGCCTTCGCTCTGATGGTGGTCACCGCCGCCGCGGCGGCCGCGCCGCCGACTGCACCTGCGCCTGTCCTGCCCGCGCTCACTGCGCCCGCGCCTGCACTGGTGTTCTCGCCGCCGCCGGCTGATCCGAATGCCGCGCCGCCAGCAGGGCCGCCGCCGCCGTCAGACACGATGCCTACCCTGCCCGAGGCGCCGCCCGGCGAAGAATACGATCCCAACATGTACGCCGATTCGATCGACACCGACGTGACGTACGACGATCAGGTCGCTCAGTCGTACGATGATGGATACGATCCGGAAGCGTACAGTCAGTTCGCCGACGCCCTGTCGCCGTACGGAAGCTGGATTGACGACGGCACGTACGGTCGGGTGTGGATGCCGTCGTCGTCGATTGTCGGCGCCGACTTTTCGCCCTATGCCAGCAACGGCCACTGGGCGCTGACCGAGTTCGGCTGGACCTGGGTTTCCGGCTGGGATTGGGGTTGGGCCCCGTTTCATTACGGGCGCTGGACCGTGCTGGGTGGTCGCGGTTGGGGCTGGGTGCCCGGAACCCTGTGGGGACCGGCGTGGGTTTCGTGGCGCTCCGGCGGCGGCTACGTCGGCTGGGCGCCACTGCCTCCGCGCGGCGTCGGCCTGGGCCGGCCCCTCGGCACCCGCTCGCCGTGGCGTTTCACTGCCAGCGGGCGCCTGGGCGCCACGCAGCCGGCTTATTTGTCGTCGCGAGCGGTGCCGGCGATTTTCGCGCGTACGTCTGTGGTTTCGAACCAGCGTGTCCTGTCGATGAACGGCGCGCCGGTGCGGGTGAACGCCGGTCCGGCACGCGTGTTCGACCAGAAAGGCGCGCCGGTGGCGGCTGCTCGTTTCGCAGCGGTGGCCCCTCACGCGGTTCCCCCGCGCGCAATTTCGCCGCATGTCGGGGTCGCCGTGGCCAACCGGCCGTGGGCCGCCGGCGCGACGGTCAGGCAACAAACACCCGTCTACCGGTTTCCGCCGAGCAATCGTTCGCCGGCGGCCGGTGGCGGCCCGCTCTGGTCAGCCGGCGCGCGCGTTCGCGCGTCGTCAAATGGGCCAGCAGGATTCGTCGCGCCCGCCGGCCGCGCGCCGGTGTTTTCGTCGGGAGCTGCGCGCCCACCCACGCCGGCGTTTGGACGTCCGTCCGCTTCATACGTGCCTCGCTATCAAGGCCCTCTCTACCGTTCGGCGCCGATGGCACGATCCTACGCTGCGCCATATGCCGCTCGTCCTTTTGTGCGTCCGCCGATCTATCAACCACCGATCTATCACCCGGTGGCGCCATCCTTTGGCGGCTACAGCCATCCGTCTGGCTTCGGCGGCAGTCACTTCGGTGGCGGCGGCAGCCACTTCAGCGGTGGCGGCGGTGGCCACTTTGGTGGCGGCGGTGCCGGCCGCGGGCGCCGCTAG
- a CDS encoding nitrate reductase translates to MAVDKLRALARRALYDRQGPLTRDLLQSPGRFGLGQVPSRLRPDATTTMVCGFCSTGCSLTVHMKDGAAVNLSPTTDYPVNLGMACPKGWQALAPLAAPDRATTPLLRGKRGKLEPTTWEAALETMVSRFKAIQAKHGDAAVAFLSSGQIVTEEMALLGAVAKFGMGMVHGDGNTRQCMATAATAYKQAFGFDAPPFSYADFEESDVIVLVGSNLCIAHPIMWERICRNKRKPAIVVIDPRKTETAMAATHHLPLRPKSDLVLLYGLARIAVDHGWVDEAFIERSTVGYADFRRHLASFPLPRVVAETGLSESQILDVTALLRPERRVSFWWTMGVNQGHEAVRTAQAIINLALMGGHIGRTGSGANSITGQCNAMGSRLFSNTTNLLGGHDFTDADDRRKIAAATGLPEERITPQNSLAYDQIVEQILAGRIRGLWIIGTNPAHSWINQRDFHEILGRLDFLVVQDMYTTTETAQMAHLLLPAAGWGEKEGTFVNSERRIGVVKKVARPPGEALADFQIFRLVAEAWGCGELFRDWSSPEAVFQIVKRCSKGQPCDIGGIADYAMIDRAGGIQWPLPAGATVGEEDGERRLFGDGVFFHADGKARFVFDDPRPPPELTNDQYPYVLLTGRGSSSQWHTQTRTKKSAVLRRLYPKDVYVEINPIDAGKLKIPPGEWIEVSSRRGSIRARAFVTNNVQPGQVFVPMHDETMNRLTFPAFDPHSRQPAYKHCAVNVRRFEAGER, encoded by the coding sequence ATGGCCGTCGACAAGCTGCGCGCGCTGGCGCGGCGGGCGCTCTATGATCGTCAGGGGCCGCTGACCCGCGATCTTTTGCAGTCGCCCGGTCGTTTCGGCCTGGGCCAGGTTCCGTCGCGCCTGCGCCCCGACGCCACCACGACCATGGTGTGCGGATTTTGTTCCACCGGTTGCAGCTTGACCGTGCACATGAAAGACGGCGCGGCGGTCAATCTTTCGCCTACCACGGACTATCCGGTGAACCTGGGCATGGCCTGCCCGAAAGGGTGGCAAGCGCTGGCCCCTCTGGCCGCGCCTGATCGCGCCACCACCCCGCTGCTGCGCGGAAAACGCGGCAAGCTGGAACCGACGACCTGGGAAGCGGCTCTGGAAACGATGGTCTCCCGCTTCAAGGCCATCCAGGCCAAGCACGGCGACGCGGCGGTGGCCTTTCTCTCAAGCGGCCAGATCGTCACCGAAGAGATGGCCTTGCTGGGCGCGGTGGCCAAGTTCGGCATGGGGATGGTTCACGGCGACGGCAACACACGCCAGTGCATGGCCACCGCCGCGACCGCGTACAAGCAGGCGTTCGGCTTCGACGCCCCGCCATTTTCGTACGCCGACTTTGAAGAGTCCGACGTCATCGTGCTGGTCGGATCAAACCTGTGCATCGCCCACCCGATCATGTGGGAGCGCATCTGCCGGAACAAACGCAAGCCGGCCATTGTCGTCATTGATCCGCGCAAGACCGAGACGGCGATGGCCGCCACCCATCACTTGCCACTGCGGCCAAAGTCGGATCTGGTGTTGCTGTACGGCCTGGCACGAATCGCCGTCGATCATGGTTGGGTGGACGAAGCGTTCATTGAACGCTCGACCGTCGGCTATGCCGACTTTCGGCGGCACCTGGCGTCGTTTCCGTTGCCGCGGGTGGTGGCGGAGACCGGACTGTCGGAAAGCCAGATCCTCGACGTGACGGCGCTGCTGCGTCCGGAACGGCGGGTTTCGTTCTGGTGGACCATGGGCGTCAACCAGGGTCACGAAGCGGTGCGCACGGCGCAGGCGATCATCAACCTGGCGCTGATGGGCGGACACATCGGGCGGACGGGCAGCGGCGCCAACTCGATCACCGGGCAGTGCAACGCCATGGGGTCGCGGCTTTTTTCGAACACCACAAATTTACTGGGCGGGCACGACTTCACCGATGCCGACGACCGTCGCAAGATCGCCGCCGCCACCGGCCTGCCAGAGGAGCGCATCACCCCGCAGAATAGCCTGGCCTACGATCAGATCGTCGAGCAGATCCTGGCCGGGCGCATCCGCGGGCTGTGGATCATCGGCACCAACCCGGCCCATTCGTGGATCAACCAGCGCGACTTTCACGAGATCCTGGGGCGCCTGGATTTTCTGGTGGTGCAAGACATGTACACCACGACCGAGACGGCGCAGATGGCGCATCTGTTGTTGCCGGCCGCCGGCTGGGGTGAAAAAGAAGGCACCTTCGTCAATTCAGAACGGCGCATCGGCGTGGTGAAGAAGGTGGCGCGGCCGCCGGGAGAAGCCCTGGCTGACTTTCAAATCTTTCGCCTGGTGGCCGAAGCCTGGGGCTGCGGCGAGCTGTTCCGTGACTGGTCCAGTCCCGAAGCGGTGTTTCAGATCGTGAAACGCTGCTCGAAAGGCCAGCCGTGCGACATCGGCGGCATCGCCGACTACGCGATGATCGATCGCGCCGGCGGCATCCAGTGGCCGCTGCCGGCGGGCGCGACGGTCGGCGAAGAGGACGGCGAGCGGCGGCTGTTTGGCGACGGCGTTTTCTTTCACGCCGACGGCAAAGCGCGCTTCGTCTTCGACGATCCGCGCCCGCCTCCCGAGCTGACCAATGATCAATATCCGTACGTGCTGCTCACCGGCCGGGGCAGCTCCAGCCAGTGGCACACCCAGACGCGCACGAAAAAATCAGCGGTGCTGCGGCGGCTGTACCCCAAAGACGTCTACGTCGAGATCAACCCCATTGACGCCGGCAAGCTGAAGATCCCGCCCGGCGAATGGATCGAGGTCTCGTCGCGGCGCGGGTCCATCCGGGCTCGCGCCTTTGTCACCAACAACGTCCAGCCTGGTCAGGTCTTCGTTCCCATGCACGACGAGACCATGAACCGCCTGACGTTCCCGGCATTCGATCCCCATTCACGGCAGCCTGCGTACAAACACTGCGCGGTCAACGTGCGCCGGTTCGAAGCGGGCGAGCGCTAA